A stretch of the Jatrophihabitans sp. genome encodes the following:
- the metG gene encoding methionine--tRNA ligase, with the protein MSEHRGGPVNILTAVAWPYANGPRHIGHVAGFGVPSDVFSRYHRMAGNNVLMVSGTDEHGTPIQVQAEREGVSPRELADRNSLVIAKDLQQLGLSYDLFTRTTTTNHYEVTQALFLGLLDNGYIFARTELGAISPSTGRTLPDRYIEGTCPICGYPNARGDQCDNCGNQLDPADLINPRSKINGETPKFVDTEQFFLDLPAFADVISQWLRGQSHWRPNVQKFALNLLDDLKPRAITRDLDWGIPVPLEGWRDRGDKRIYVWFDAVIGYLSASIEWAARSGDPEAWRAWWQEENARAYYFMGKDNIVFHAEIWPAMLFGYSGISDRAPNGAKPGQLGALNRPFDVVSSEFLTMEGKKFSSSRNVVIYVGDMLSRYDADALRYYLTSAGPENQDTDFTWAEFVRRNNDELVAGWGNLVNRTISMTAKNLGAIPAAGQLTDADRTLLTSSSAAFATVGALIEKNRQKAALGEVMKLVGEANKYLSDTAPWKLKNENPERMASVLHTTLQVVDDVKTLITPFLPTSSQKVHQALGGTGSWAAMPDLVEVDEPTAAGSPSYWVLTGDYQTQARWVSQPIAVGRPLAAPTPIITKLDPSVVDEELARLAES; encoded by the coding sequence GTGAGCGAGCATCGCGGCGGGCCCGTCAACATCCTGACCGCCGTGGCCTGGCCCTACGCCAACGGCCCGCGGCACATCGGCCACGTCGCCGGCTTCGGCGTTCCGTCCGACGTCTTCAGCCGCTACCACCGGATGGCCGGCAACAACGTCCTGATGGTGTCGGGAACCGACGAGCACGGCACGCCGATCCAGGTGCAGGCCGAGCGTGAGGGCGTCTCGCCGCGCGAGCTCGCCGACCGCAACAGCCTGGTGATCGCCAAGGACCTGCAGCAGCTGGGCCTTTCCTATGACCTGTTCACCCGCACCACCACGACCAATCACTACGAGGTGACCCAGGCGCTGTTCCTGGGCCTGCTCGACAACGGCTACATCTTCGCCCGCACCGAGCTCGGCGCGATCAGCCCGTCCACCGGCCGGACGCTGCCCGACCGCTACATCGAGGGCACCTGCCCGATCTGCGGGTACCCCAACGCGCGCGGTGACCAGTGCGACAACTGCGGCAACCAGCTGGACCCGGCGGACCTGATCAACCCCCGTTCCAAGATCAACGGCGAGACGCCGAAGTTCGTCGACACCGAGCAGTTCTTCCTCGACCTGCCGGCCTTCGCCGACGTCATCTCGCAATGGCTGCGCGGCCAGTCGCACTGGCGGCCCAACGTGCAGAAGTTCGCGCTGAACCTGCTCGACGATCTCAAGCCGCGAGCCATCACCCGCGACCTGGACTGGGGCATCCCGGTGCCGCTGGAAGGCTGGCGCGACCGCGGTGACAAGCGGATCTACGTCTGGTTCGACGCGGTCATCGGCTACCTGTCGGCCTCGATCGAGTGGGCGGCCCGCTCCGGTGACCCCGAGGCCTGGCGGGCCTGGTGGCAGGAGGAGAACGCGCGGGCCTACTACTTCATGGGCAAGGACAACATCGTCTTTCACGCCGAGATCTGGCCGGCGATGCTGTTCGGCTACTCCGGAATCAGCGACCGGGCGCCCAACGGCGCCAAGCCGGGCCAGCTCGGGGCGCTGAACCGGCCCTTCGACGTGGTGTCCTCGGAGTTCCTCACCATGGAGGGCAAGAAGTTCTCCTCCTCGCGCAACGTCGTCATCTACGTCGGTGACATGCTCTCCCGCTATGACGCCGACGCGCTGCGCTACTACCTGACCAGCGCCGGCCCGGAGAACCAGGACACCGACTTCACCTGGGCGGAGTTCGTCCGGCGCAACAACGACGAGCTGGTGGCCGGCTGGGGCAACCTGGTCAACCGGACGATCTCGATGACCGCCAAGAACCTCGGCGCGATCCCGGCCGCCGGCCAGCTGACCGACGCCGACCGGACCCTGCTCACCTCGTCCTCGGCCGCCTTCGCCACGGTCGGGGCGCTGATCGAGAAGAACCGGCAGAAGGCCGCGCTGGGCGAGGTGATGAAGCTGGTCGGCGAGGCGAACAAGTACCTGTCCGACACCGCGCCGTGGAAGCTGAAGAACGAGAATCCCGAGCGGATGGCCTCGGTGCTGCACACCACCCTGCAGGTGGTCGACGACGTCAAGACGCTGATCACGCCGTTCCTGCCGACCTCGTCGCAGAAGGTGCACCAGGCCCTCGGCGGAACCGGCAGCTGGGCGGCGATGCCCGACCTGGTGGAGGTCGACGAGCCCACCGCGGCCGGCTCGCCGTCCTACTGGGTGCTGACCGGGGACTACCAGACCCAGGCCCGCTGGGTGTCCCAGCCGATCGCGGTGGGTCGGCCGCTGGCGGCGCCGACCCCGATCATCACCAAGCTCGACCCCTCGGTGGTGGACGAGGAGCTGGCCCGGCTCGCCGAGTCATGA